A window of Pyrus communis chromosome 3, drPyrComm1.1, whole genome shotgun sequence genomic DNA:
ttgtagtttttaatttaagttgttgttggatttgaatttaagttgttgtagtttttaaatttaaataataaattatgtttggccctatggccttttggccctcagttggagacggttttttgtgacaagactaaaacgagccctatggccctcggttggagacggaagCAAATATGACcctatattgtttattaaaatattaatatcttagaggGTCAGAGGGTTAAAGCAAGCCTTTTggccagccctcggttggagatggtctaacccactagataagtaccaaaaacatattttaaaactCGTATTAAAACACTAGAGCTCGAAAATTCAAAGCCCCATTTCATAAATCCATAAAATAAATCATATTCGTAAATCCATAATATAAGTCATGTTCAAGATCAATAGAAATCCATATATGCAAATCCAATCATTCATAACCATTCGTAAACGTAATTTCGATAAAATCATGAATATTTCGTAAAATGTAATTATAGAAGTTCGTAAAGCATAATATAAAACATACTCAAATCACTAAATACGTAATGCATGCTAGGCTACTATTTTATGAAAACATATAAGTtaggaaggggtccactcacaaatattttattgcctaagAACAGCTCGAGCTAGCGAGGATGATGTTGCTTCCCGCCAACGAGCCTAAACACAATTAGGGaccatttagtaaaactctACAAAAATGTTAGAATTTGGAAAAACGGACAGTGGATATGGATTCGACATGTCGAAAAAGTGAGTAGAAGTGAGTAGAAGttgaaaggaagagagagtaTAACGGTAGAGAGATAAGAGTTGTGAGTGAGAAGGTGAGAGATGTCCACAGGAATAAGGAGAAAAGGGAGGGAAGAATGAGAGAGCGTAAGGAAAGGTTTCGAGAGAGTCCGAGAGATTGGGaatgaggagaaatttttagttgtgacgggaatacAAATGGTACACCATATGTTTTTATGCAagtgatgaaaaattttaatttttaagtcattaaccttttaacacacataacccATCATTTATTTAGGGACACGTGGTGTACCGCCTCATGTGAcagtcacattaaaaaatctctcggGAATGAGGGAACACGGGAAGGAAAAGGGGAGGTGGGCCCCAcgataatatttaaataattaaaaaaaccaaacttAATATCTAGAATAGTGCATTGACAATTTTGCCCCTCGGCTTCATAGTTCCGTAAAACATTTATTGTAACTCTAAATTCGGTTCTGTCTGGGCTCACGCGTTCGTAACGACAAATACTACAAGGATATACCAAGGAAATGAGTCTTACGTGACATGACAAGGcaatcaacaaaagtcaacattttGCCtgcaagggtatttttgtaaattcatgtattaaaatattataaaaactttaaaatttggAGACATGTCGTTGCATTTTCACTATTTGATTTacagcagttttttttcaattttttttttttgtccaaatctATCAATTTTGTGCTctttaattttaaatgttaaaaattCAATGTCTATTTTGGTAAGATATTTCATTACCCTATCTTATGtgttctaataaaaaaatttaactaaatTTAGAGAGCAGAGTCAAATTATGATGTTGTAGTAGAACAGTTGGTAAACAGCCTGAAACACACCATTATGAACAACTAACTCAAGATATAAACAAAGAGTATTTAAACCATAAGAAGTCTTGGCAGTAATTTTGTAATATGCAGTTGATCATTTTATTATAATATTCCGTGTGCTTccaaatttgataaaataaggATAGGCCTTTTTACTTGCtgaggaaaataaataaatacagaCAAACATATCAATTATATAAACAAATTACGACAGTTCTTCCTCATGTTctatagtaatttttttttgctgttCTCTTCAGCTTTTAATAAATATTCTATTCAAGTTTACTTTTACTCATGGTTTGGAAGGGAATTACATCGCTGCTGATAGTGCAGTTAACCACATTTAGCACATCGGTTCCTAAAACATGGTAAGATTAGAACAACAGCAATACAACCAAGAAGAGAAaggtgacttttttttttatccactcagtgttcaatttttatttttttatttttttatttctattttgtgCATTTTTGTATCATCTGATTGCAGCGTTGTCTAATTACAGGTTCCCAAAAAGAAACAtcactttttttaatttgctcAAAAAAGGAACGAGGAACTTTTGTTCGGACTTCCCTTTTCCAACTTTTGTTCGGACTTCCCTTTTCCCATACTCTAAGAAGACTAGAAATTATCTCACTATTGATATTGCAGCTCCCTAGCTTCCAAAAATTACAAGGTATGCTactatgacatcccacatcgcccaggagagtgatatttatatgtatattctcatccttacctagcacgaggtcttttgggagctcactggcttcgggttccgtaggaacttcgaagttaagcgagtagcgcgcgagagcactcccatgatgggtgacccactgggaagttctcgtgtgagttcccaaaaacaaaaccgtgtgCTACTGTGACATGCCACATCGCCctggggagtgatccttatatgtatattatcatccctacctagcacgagaccttttgggagctcactggcttcgggttccgtaggaatttcgaagttaagcgagtaacgagctagagcactcccataatggatgacccactgggaagttctcgtgtgagttcctacaaagaaaaccgtgagggcgtggtcggggtctaaagcggacaatatcgtgttacggtggtgaagcgagcccgggatgtggtggaccccaagcaaggacgtcgggccctaaAAGGAGTgaattgtgacatctcacatcgtccaggggagtgatccttatatgtatattctcatccctacctagcacgaggccttttgagagctcactagctttaggttccatcgaaactccgaagttaagcgagtaacgagcgagagcaatcccatgatgagtgacccactgggaagttcttgtgtgagttcttagaaacaaaaccgtgagggcgtggtcggcgcccaaagcggataatatcgtactacgatggtggagcgggcccggaatATGGTAGACCCCCGGCGGGGATGTGACAGCTACAATCTATATTTCTTTAATAAATTTTATTCAAATGATGTGAATATTAGAACAATGGCAATAAAACCACCAATCCATATTATTATAAATAGatttcaacatatatataaatagtactttGTACCATATATGACACACCCGACCTTGATATTCACCGAACACTAGGGTAGGCATGCGCTGGCCGACatccgaaggtgacgaagccatattagaATGCATGAGGACAAGAAATAAATaggacttataaatttaaatataattaatatgcaatgaaGAACATGTTTAGAGTATACAACTAATTAGAAccctaaaaagaaataatataaaattgaatgagtACAAGAAATGgatcctacaccgagaggactcgaagatgccgatgcgtaAGTGCCTTGAGGCTAGGATCGTACCCCTCGAATCTAAATcctaagggggcgcaaaacaaacatgagtggaccaagttgatatatatatatatatatatatatatatatatataatactaaaacagttattaacatactaacccccaaaatTTTAGTGCAAATGcaatagtataatatgtaataagttttccaaaaaccctagcatgccataaaataaaacatatctcgtatatagtgtgctaactagtggtatTAGTATCAGTATTAGTATCTCTCGGCCCGAAGCCAGTAACATATACCTCTTGCCAACCATAAATGTCCCTCAACCATATATCTCCCTCAGCCTTATTTCTCCCTCGCCCGTAGGCAGAACAGTGACCGCTAGATACacacaaaaccattgaacataatctttccaaatataggtacatatatctcaaaaacacATTCATaatataaagtcatccatcatctatactataaagaagtgtgtaaaagcatgttcataagcagtataaagtcatccatcatctatactacaaagaacatgggttcgaTAAAATATTGTAATTCAAAATATTCTTAGTAAGCATAGtatctcataaaacgtaatCCTTaagtcatgcttttcatgtatgcatttctactattaaaatatgcattttagaaaGGGCCCACTCACAGATGCTTAGCGGCCACCGAAAAGCCACACAAACTAGCGAATACGGAAACGCCACAAATAATTGCCcttaagcacataaatggtctaattaataaaactatattaaaatgattaaatttgggaaaatggacGTCAAAAACGAATTCCAAACGTCGAATTACCTTAAGAATCGTCTTGGGTAAATTTCGAAAAAGTCAACATGTGAATATTCCAGAGAATATTCTTGAAAGGTTCCAACCGGGTCAGGTCAAATGGATCCGGATCAACTGGGCTGGCTTGGTAATGGGCCTGGGCCCAGGTGCACGGCCCAAGGGCCTGGCTCTAAGGGTTTGAAAAATAGGGTTTGGGTTTGAGGTTAACGGGTCTAAGGCCCGAGTCCTATAGGTTAAGGGGTTTGGAACTTGGGTTCGAAGTGGGTTTTGGGCTCAGCAGCCCGGCCCAAAGGCTTGGGCTGGGTTCAAAGGATATAGATCCGGGTTTTGGGTTTAACAAAGGGTTAAGGGTATGGGCTCACAAGCAACGGCCAGAAGGCCTGGGTTTGGCCGATTTCATCGGAGAAGGACGCCGGAGCTTCCCAGCTCCTGCCAACCTTGATTCTAACGTTTAAAACGACGATCTAACTGTGATAATGAAGCTACGGGGATGAGGAAGATAATCATACCAATGACGGGGCCAGTCGTGGCCGGGAAGTGGCCGGGAATGCCATGGTTTCCTCGCCGGAATCTGGGTTTATGATTCGAGTTCGTTTCTGCGTACAAACATGCCAAGCCACTTCAACAACAACCAAAGTTTACTTCTAAACACCATTTACGATGATTTGGAGTGGTTAGATGACTTACCCATGTTGGAGGAAGTAAGAACTCGCCGGAGTTCTCCATTTCCAGTTTTCCTCCGATTTGAACGTGGGTCCAAGGATTGTTCGACGAGCTTAGGATCGGGGAGGAAGATATGACGATGTGAGGATGATGGTGGTGCAGCCATTGTATTGTTTTGTGTGTGCAtgggtgtgtgtatgtgtggTACTCGGGGAGAAGGAGAGAGCACAGAGAGGCTCGGgggaaaaagaggaaaagagtgaaGGAGAGACGGAGAAAGAGGGAGAGTTGAGTGATTGGGCCGGGGGATACAAACCGAAGGTGGGCCCTTCTTGGGCACACCTAATAAGACccacaaataatattttaagcAAAATGTCTAGCCCAAAGTGTACCTTTACGGACGTACTCTCGTTTCAAAAACCCGAAAATAAAATATCGGGATGGGTTGttacaatatatatttaaaaaatttcaaatattttaaacgGTTTTTAAATCCGCAGCATGTCGTTGTTAGTTGTAttctattttgtatttttcaacatgagattttttttttcgccAAATTTGTACTTGGCCCTACTCGGAGCCAATTTAGCTCAGCTGCCTTTATCAATCGAAGTGGATACAACTGGGGTGTGGTCAGCCATTACTGAAGTGGAGTTTTCTAGCTAGGATCAGTTTGAGGGAATTCATGCCTTGTTGACACGTATGAATGGAAGTCGTGGATAAGTTCCCGTTGCATCAACGACGGGAAGTTGCGGGTGAGTTGACTGTAGCATCAACGACTGGAAGTTGCCCATGCGCCATTAGTGTTACTCCTCAATGAGAAGGCAACCTTTTTGTTTCTGCCGTTAGTGTTACTCcaacttgaaaaaaataaaacaatcaacCCTTCCGGCTTTTTGTTTCTGCTTGCCATTAAAAGAAGCAACCTTTTTGGCACGTAAACTCCTCAATGAGAAAGCTAACCATCAACCATGAATTCCACTAAATTCTTTTTTGTCACAAGTCCATTGCTTATCTTCCTTGTGATTCTTCCCTCTTCCCTTTCGGTTGCCATAGACGCGATCACACCAAACCAACCCCTAAGAGATGGCGACGTTCTTCTCTCCACCACTAAAATCTTTGCACTCGGGTTTTATAGCCCAGGCAATTCTCATAACCGTTACGTCGGAGTTTGGTACAGCAAAATTCCAGTCCGAACCATCGTCTGGACTGCAAACAGAGACAACCCCATAACTCCTATTGATGGAGCTGGTCTCCTAGCGATTCATGGAGATCATGGAGGCCTTATCATTTATGGGAAGGACCAAAATACCTCTCTTTGGTCCGCTAATGTCAGAGTCTCTTCGCCAAACAATTCCATAATAGCCAAACTTTTGGATACAGGAAATCTTGTATTGCTTGAGAATGACGGTAGTGGCCAAAGGGTGCTGTGGCAAGGCTTTGATTACCCCTCAGATACAGTGCTTCCGTCATTGAAGATTGGGCTGAACCGACGGTCAGGGCTGAACTGGATCCTAAAATCTTGGAAGTCCCACGATGATCCCGGATCGGGGAATTTTTCGTATGAGATTGACCCGACCGGGTTTCCACAGTTGGTTTTTTACAAGGGTCGCACCAAATGGTTTCGAGCTGGACCTTGGACAGGCCAGAGATTTAGCGGGCTCCCCGAAATAACATCTAATAGTCACCGCAGCTTTGTGAACAATAAAGATGAGATATATCTGGTGTATACCGTTCCAAATGGCTCGGTTTTCACAAGGGGGGTGGTAGATGAGTCAGGAACTTTTCAACGGTTCGTATGGCGAGATCAAGAAAACAGATGGATCGAAGTAAGCTCTAACCCTAGTGAGTGGTGTGACTACTATGGACAGTGTGGCCCAAATAGTAACTGTGACCCATACAGTAATTATAACTTCTCTTGCCTTTGTCTGCCCGGATTTGAACCCAAGTTCCCCCGGGATTGGTCTCTGAGAGTTGGATGGGGTGGATGCCTGAGAAAATCGGGAGCGTCTACATGCCAAAAAGGGGATGGGTTTGTTAGGGTGGCACGCGTGAAGGTACCCGATTCATCTTGGGCACGTGTGAATATGAGTTTGAGTCTGAAAGAGTGCGAGCAAGAGTGCTGGAAGAATTGTTCTTGCACGGCATACACAAATGCAGACGAAAGAAATGGAGGGAAGGGTTGTGTGACGTGGTACGGGGACTTGATAGACACAAGAACTTTTTCCAATGTTGGGCAGGACTTGTATGTACGAGTGGATGCAGCTACTCTAGGTAGTCACTTTATTTTTCCTACTCACAATATTTTGTATTCTACACTATCTATCAGAATTTCTCTACTACGAGATAAATCTTGTTGAATAGTACGTGGTTGCATGTTGATTGACCGGCTGTACTTTGCCATGATCCGCCTAGCTACTTACATCCTACAATTATCTCGCACATGAGAAAGCCCcataattttcctttattttttatagtgATTTGCTACTATTTACAGTTCACAACTGTTGAAttctttggatttttatttttattttatattcttgTAGCTCAATTTGCAAATGGTTCTTTAATTAGCAAGAAGGCAGGGCTGGCAATTTCGCTAGTATCCGCTATTGTGTTCCTTGTCCTAGTATTCCTTTTGTGTTGGTTgataaggagaaagaggaaagGTAAATAATTTTCTCTCTATCTTAATTAGTATCCCTCTTGTGTCCGTCTTCTGTTACATCAACACTACATTAATAAACCACTATGGTGCAAGTGACCctctaccacagtggtggagaTGATAGTGTTGCCCTTGCATCACGACCTGGGTTCGAATTCCGTCGGCTTCTTAATTTAATATCTAATCtataaatctatcgtttgaccaaaaaaaaaaaaaaactattatggTCACTAATGTTAGTTGAACAAAATGAGATGGGTAAAAGACTTACTAGGGGCTACTGGATGGGTATACTATGAGACCTTTTACTCACTCTATTATGTAAAACTAATGCCAACTGTTATTGTAAGTTTTCTTGTAGTGTCGCGCAATACTGATTGTTAATGACCAAAAGGCTATAACGTTGCATTGCTTGTTATGTATTTCATGATAGCAGGGaggcagagaaaaaaaaagtttttcatGGAAGATAGAACAGATCTTGATGATCAAAGTGAAATAAACTCAGAATTACCATTCTTTGATCTAACAACCATCGCAGCGGCCACGGACAATTTCTCTGTAGCAAACAAACTTGGGAAAGGAGGTTTTGGTTCAGTCTATAAGGTAGTTAGCCTCCTATACTTTTCCGAGTCATGCATAACTTCAAGTTAAcctagaagtttacaacaaacatgacaattCATGTTTGAAGCCTTTAAAAATGAATTGTAACATAAGTACTTGGATTATAATTTCAGGGTGTACTTCATAATGGGAAGGAAGTAGCGGTGAAACGACTATCGAAGCATTCTTGTCAAGGAATTGTTGAGTTTAAGAATGAAGTTAAGATAATTGCGAAACTCCAACACAGGAACCTTGTCAAGATTATAGGCTGCTGCGTTGAAGATGAAGAGAAGATGCTAATCTATGAATACGTACCAAACAAAAGTTTGGactcttttatttttggtacttcttcttaccttttttctttttattttcgttttgaAACTAATGTTAACAAGAATTTATTTGGTCTCAACTTCTTACTTATCCAGATGAAACGAAAAGAAATCTTTTAGATTGGACAAAACGCTTTGAGATTATCTGTGGGATTGCTAGAGGGATTTTATATCTTCATCAAGATTCGAGATTAAGGATTATCCATAGAGATCTAAAGGCCAGTAATGTTCTACTGGATGCATCTATGAGCCCCAAAATAGCAGATTTTGGCATGGCAAGAATATTTATGGGGGACCAATGTGAAGCAAATACACATCGTGTGGTCGGAACATAGTAAGttaattaaatttcaacaaAATTGAAGACAAAAGTTGGCTAGAGCTTACCAAAATAGTAGGTTAACAGTTCCAACTTCAGAGTACAAACCTAACTTTATCTCTTTATACTGTTGCAGTGGTTATATGTCACCAGAGTATGCAATGGAAGGAATTTTTTCAGTAAAATCTGATGTGTACAGTTTTGGCGTTTTACTACTAGAAATCTTAACTGGCAGAAGGAATTCCAGTTTCTACCACACAAAATATCCCCACTCAAATTTGGTTGGATATGTAAGTTAACTATAGCCTATTTGCAAAGAGTGATTTTCCCCCAAGTTTATCCCCTATTTTATTCACGCttggttgatttttttcaaaactattttagGTTTGGAACTTGTGGAGAGAAGGCAAAGCCTTGGAAATCGTTGATTCATCTATGGGCGAATCATACCATGTCAATGAAGTTGTGAGATGCATCCAAATTGCCCTCTTGTGTGTGCAAGAGTTTGCTGCTGACCGGCCAACCATGTCGGCGGTTGTTTTCATGCTAGGTAACGAGGCCACAGTTCCTTCCCCAAAACAGCCTGCATTTTTGTTGAGGAGTTGTGCTAGTGGAGATCCATCAACGAGTACTGGTTCTATAAATGATGTGACATGTACAGAAATAGAAGCTCGCTAGAAAGGCTTAGGATATCCAACATGTTccgcaatatatatatatatatatatatatatatatatatgtgtgtgtgtgtatgtatgtatgtatgtactgGGAGCAGCTATCAAAAGGATAATATATTAACCGCATACAATTTGCTACTGTATGAAGAAAGGGTGAACCAAATTTACCATGCTTTGAAGATGAAGATTCCCCAAGCAAAGTGAAGCTTCATGATGTTAGAActcacaaaaatattaaaaaaaaaaaaaaaaaaatttatatatatatatataaaacgcCATGTCCTAAGGCGTTTTGGTTGCTGGTTGCTGCCTGCATGCATTCACACAAAAGCTTGgactttttcaaatttgatggACCATTTAAGTCGTAGCATTCCTAATTCAAATGATGCTACGGTCAATCTCAGGTGTATATAAAAGGTGGAGAATGGAAAAATGGGCATGTCTAAAGAAAtcattccttaaaaaaaatatagaccCAGTCAATACATAATAATTtaagtaatgctattcatatcatatctttataccacatttttataccaacttaggtggcatctgatgtggacagctacatcatttgaaaaatttgcaaaacccaagaaaatgaagaagaaagactcatcgtataccaaaatcatcatttgattaactagttttttttaattattagtttattaaataatgaactaaatttaaaaatctgattaattcaaatgatgtggccgtccacatcaaatatcacctaaagtggtatgaaaatgtggtacaaaaacatattATAAATAACGTTACTCTAATAATTTGAGAAAATACCCAATTTCTTTGTTAGTTAATGTCTTAATATTTGTTATATGTCCATCCCACCCCTGAATTAAATTATGAGTATTTTTTTTGTCGAAGCCCAAGGTATCCCACATCTCTGACTACATTCAAATAACGACACAAGtactttcaaaattttcaattgggGATTCGTCCATCTTTTTGCCAGCTTTGTGCCTGGAAACCAAGACCATAAATCATACAtgattaattataaatattaattagaatCCCGAATTCAtacattccttttctttctctttcgaaTTTTGAATTATTGTGTTGTCGTCATGATTACCTGCAAAACATCTAAACAAAATGTCAAGTATTAGAATTACAAAAAGGTAATATGAAATACCATATTAACAACAGGTTCAAAATTATTTGTGTTgaaaaagatgaaagaaaatgaacttACATAACCAAAATATAACATATTATTGAGAAGTTTTaaattcgattctcgtcaaatacGAATTTAAATAACATTATTGCTGCCTCATTGTGAATCTTAGTCCAAATCCCCTcctatagataatatcatttgtacaCACGATTTGAgtctttctaatttatttattttcccaTGTGGGTTTCCGCATATATTTGTGTACACGGATCGAGGTCCGTGGTGGTGATCTGGGCCTTGAACAGGGGAGACATGGGACGGGGACCCCGAAATATTATTAACTATTGTCTACTATGAATCTATGATATGAGTTTTGTGAACGGTCAAGACGAGATATCTGTAACGCATAATATTTCCAATGACCCAATTTTCACAAGTAGTTGATGAATCAGGAAATTATCAACGGTTGATGTGGCTTGATCAAGAAAATCAATGGATCAGATTAAGCTACAACCCCAAGTGAGTGGTGTGATAGTTATGGACAATGCGGTCCGAATAGTAACTGTGATCCGTACAATAATATTAACTTCTCTTGTGTTTTCCTGCCCGGGTTCGAACCCAAGTTCCCAAATAAGCCATAGCCCGGCTAGCCACCGCGGAGCTCGATCCTTAGAATATAAAGCCATATGTTTTCTAATATGAAGTTCATTGGATGTTTTTTTTGGCTTTGCAGCTCAATTTGCAAATGGTGGTTCTTCTGTTAGCAAGAAGGCAAGGGTTGCAATTTCACCAGTATCTGCTCTTGTGTTCCTCCTATATCCATTTTATGTCGGTTggcaaagaggaagagaaaatgtAAACAAATTTGCTATAACTATATCGATCTATTCATTTAGCATCATCTTTTAACAAATATTCGTTTAGAGTTACCACAGGGTAATTTGAAGAATCTACTGGTAGTGATCATGATGAAAGTAAAACAAACGAAGATTTTCCTTCGATTGATCTAACAACCATTGCAGCGGCCACGGAAAATTTTTCTGTTGCAAACAAGCTTGGAAGAGGAGTTTTTGGCTCGGTCTATAAGGTAATTGCCCTTCGATAATTTCTTGAATCATAAATCATATTGTCATGAACAAAAGcctaaaataaaaatgagaaaattgatAGGTTAAGCGTCTAGTTACGAAAGTTCTTGGATCATAATTTCAGGGTGTGTTTTATAATGGAAACAAAGTAGCAGTGAAAAGACTTCGAAGCATTCTAGTCAAGGAATCGAAGAGTTTAGGAATGAAGTCCTGCTGATTGCGAAACTCCAACACAGGTACCTTGTCAAGATTTTAGGTTGCTGCGAAGAAAAGATGCTAATCTATAAATACGTTCCAAACAAAAGTTTGGACTCTTTCATTTTtggtactgtttttttttttttttttccctcttaaTTTCTTTACTTGTCAATTGAAACTAAGGAAGCACGAATTCATCATTAACTTTTTACTTTGTGATCCAGATGAAACAAAAAGAATGGTTTTATTAGATTGGGCAAACCGCTTTGATATTATGTACCGGGTTGCGAGGGGGATCCTAtatcttcatcaaggattcaagaTTAAGAATCATCCATAGAGACTAAGGGCAAGCAATGTTCTATTGGATGCCGCTATGAATCCCAAAATTGCGGATTTTGGTATGGCTAGGATATTCAAAGGAGACGAAATGAAG
This region includes:
- the LOC137729643 gene encoding G-type lectin S-receptor-like serine/threonine-protein kinase RKS1, whose amino-acid sequence is MNSTKFFFVTSPLLIFLVILPSSLSVAIDAITPNQPLRDGDVLLSTTKIFALGFYSPGNSHNRYVGVWYSKIPVRTIVWTANRDNPITPIDGAGLLAIHGDHGGLIIYGKDQNTSLWSANVRVSSPNNSIIAKLLDTGNLVLLENDGSGQRVLWQGFDYPSDTVLPSLKIGLNRRSGLNWILKSWKSHDDPGSGNFSYEIDPTGFPQLVFYKGRTKWFRAGPWTGQRFSGLPEITSNSHRSFVNNKDEIYLVYTVPNGSVFTRGVVDESGTFQRFVWRDQENRWIEVSSNPSEWCDYYGQCGPNSNCDPYSNYNFSCLCLPGFEPKFPRDWSLRVGWGGCLRKSGASTCQKGDGFVRVARVKVPDSSWARVNMSLSLKECEQECWKNCSCTAYTNADERNGGKGCVTWYGDLIDTRTFSNVGQDLYVRVDAATLAQFANGSLISKKAGLAISLVSAIVFLVLVFLLCWLIRRKRKGRQRKKKFFMEDRTDLDDQSEINSELPFFDLTTIAAATDNFSVANKLGKGGFGSVYKGVLHNGKEVAVKRLSKHSCQGIVEFKNEVKIIAKLQHRNLVKIIGCCVEDEEKMLIYEYVPNKSLDSFIFDETKRNLLDWTKRFEIICGIARGILYLHQDSRLRIIHRDLKASNVLLDASMSPKIADFGMARIFMGDQCEANTHRVVGTYGYMSPEYAMEGIFSVKSDVYSFGVLLLEILTGRRNSSFYHTKYPHSNLVGYVWNLWREGKALEIVDSSMGESYHVNEVVRCIQIALLCVQEFAADRPTMSAVVFMLGNEATVPSPKQPAFLLRSCASGDPSTSTGSINDVTCTEIEAR